The window TTACAGCCCTCTTTTCAACGTAACCTCGGGGGCAAACTTCTGAGAGATCGCCGCCGTAAGCTTCGTATACGTCGCCTATAACTATGGCACTTCTCTGGCTTTCATCGCTTGTCCATGGCAATATTGTCAGGGTGCCTGGATCCGGCATATATCATATCTGATTCATTAATGGACTTGTAACCTCTTACAGATGACCCGTCAAAACCTAGTCCGACTGTGAAAGCCTTTCCCTCTAAGTATTCTCTTGCGGGTATAACCATGTCATGTATTAACCCGCGTATATCTGTGAATGTTGAATTAACCCATCTTATCTTATTTACTTTTAAAATTTCTAGGGCCTTCTCAATCATTTCATTTTTTTCCAAGATTTTCACCATGTTTAACGGAATGACCTTATCATATAAAAACATTTACTAAATACTTCCATTATAAGGAAAATATTTATAGAATTTCATAAATAAATGAACAAACATTCATTGAGAAGATTGTCTGATAGTTAAATATGGTCAGTCTCCCGTTTTTATTCTCAAGATTATCTTTCAGATATACTGTGAAATAAAGTCCTCGATCGTTCTGTTCAGGGTTATTTCGGCGATGTTTTGACAATATTCCATAATTCTTCTCACCGCGTCTAGTATGAGCCCCAGGGTTAATGCTATATTCGGATCCAATTTTTTAGCAAATATAGTCATAGCAATATTACTTTCTATGCTGCTGTATTTCTCTATTTTTGAGAAGATTTCATCCGCTCCCCCATAGTCCCTCTTAAACATTACTTTCAATGTTTCCTCGAATGTTTGGTGCATCAGCGAGCAGAAGTCAGTGATTTGCATGTACACTTCTTCGTCTAATGTTTCCTTCAGAACTAGGGTTTTATCTTCTATAAGTTTTTTGAGCGAAAGTATATTGTTGGCTAAATTTAATGCATTACCCGCTATATTCTTTATGTCGTTGGCAACTATTCTGTAGCCTAAGAACTCCTTTGGACTTTTAAACCCTAAATCTTTGAGTAGACCGCGCTCCAGGTGATATTTTAGTTGGCGGATTACGTAGAGATTCAGCCTACTAACATCACTATATATCTCAGAAACAACTTTCACGAAATTATCCCCCTCACTCTTTAATGCTGAGACAACCTCTTTATTGGCTGCGAGAGCTAAAACAGCCATCCTTCTAATAGCCATTTCAACTGGTAGATTTGGATGGTTTATTAGAATTCGAATGGTAATCTCATTCTCGCTCTCATCAATTATCTCTGAACCGAGGAGATTGTTCTTAACGAGATGGTTCACAGTTGCCCTATGCTTTTGAAGGCTGACTTTATCTCTAAATCTCAAGTGCATGATGTCCGCTCCAACAACGTAAAGCGCCGTTATCTTTCGATGTAGGGACGCCGGATCATCCTCAGGCCTAACATGAAGCCAATACTCCTTTAATGTGGGTTTCTCGGATTCGCGCTCCTTAAAGGCCTTTCTAGGGATGAGAAGCGCTGATCCATCATCTAATACCTTGAATATGAGTTCGCTTCCCTTACTTATTTTCATCTCATGAACCCACTCTTTTGGCAGGGATATAACAAAGGAGCCTCTGCCCACGCACTGAACCTTTCTAGATCCTAAGTCTTTCTCCACGAATTATCCCTCAACCAATATATTTCATATATATTAAACAATTCATTGATAACCATTTCCATGAATAT is drawn from Candidatus Bathyarchaeota archaeon and contains these coding sequences:
- a CDS encoding glutamine synthetase, with translation MEKNEMIEKALEILKVNKIRWVNSTFTDIRGLIHDMVIPAREYLEGKAFTVGLGFDGSSVRGYKSINESDMIYAGSRHPDNIAMDKR
- a CDS encoding AbrB/MazE/SpoVT family DNA-binding domain-containing protein, which codes for MEKDLGSRKVQCVGRGSFVISLPKEWVHEMKISKGSELIFKVLDDGSALLIPRKAFKERESEKPTLKEYWLHVRPEDDPASLHRKITALYVVGADIMHLRFRDKVSLQKHRATVNHLVKNNLLGSEIIDESENEITIRILINHPNLPVEMAIRRMAVLALAANKEVVSALKSEGDNFVKVVSEIYSDVSRLNLYVIRQLKYHLERGLLKDLGFKSPKEFLGYRIVANDIKNIAGNALNLANNILSLKKLIEDKTLVLKETLDEEVYMQITDFCSLMHQTFEETLKVMFKRDYGGADEIFSKIEKYSSIESNIAMTIFAKKLDPNIALTLGLILDAVRRIMEYCQNIAEITLNRTIEDFISQYI